The Oncorhynchus mykiss isolate Arlee chromosome 20, USDA_OmykA_1.1, whole genome shotgun sequence genome includes a region encoding these proteins:
- the LOC118942023 gene encoding uncharacterized protein LOC118942023 yields the protein MEEEGGMLGVQMVSSPVDMEQGSIGVFQQHYACSVPPAQNPPLQWISQQLTLTESLSWLSFLFRKKKREDERENKRGRENKRENENKRTRETWEERKLSLLSSLHFPFCSLKLHLFTAGRRERTREGTREGGGGFRLFIRAYLDSSIFLTREKSAQIQVNETICLHIGLFRTAGLVLTTSESIVREVRPFTIGTRLSVSGPGPDFRDSYQSGTLDNITLQIKSPSTSARCRSIRKISISGSPEEVDSSWRRHQSDRRVVIEKEDSSWRRQQSDRRVVIEKEDSSWRRQQSDRRVVIEKEDSSWRRLGGQYGTRIGKNPCHSDQKNLKTSKTTTSATPNHSCPG from the exons ggtgtttcaGCAGCATTATGCCTGCAGTGTTCCTCCTGCTCAGAACCCTCCTCTCCA GTGGATCAGCCAGCAGCTGACTCTCACTGAGTCACTCTCTTGGCTTTCCTTCCTCttcagaaagaaaaagagagaggacgagagagagaacaagagagggagagagaacaagagagagaacgagaacaagagaacaagagagacttGGGAAGAGAGGAAGCTCTCTCTACTGAGCTCTCTCCACTTTCCTTTCTGTTCACTCAAACTCCACTTGTTTACTGccggacggagagagagaacaagagagggaacaagagagggaggggggggtttCAGACTTTTCATTAGAGCTTACTTGGACAGTAGTATTTTTCTGACTAGAGAGAAAAGCGCCCAGATTCAGGTGAATGAGACTATATGTTTACATATCGGACTGTTTCGTACCGCTGGGTTGGTGCTTACCACGTCAGAAAGCATCGTCAGGGAGGTCCGACCTTTCACCATCGGGACCAGGCTGTCTGTCTCTGGACCAGGTCCAGACTTCCGTGACTCCTACCAGAGTGGGACTCTGGATAATATCACCCTGCAGATCAAGTCTCCCTCTACCTCAGCCAGGTGCAG ATCCATCAGGAAGATCTCCATCTCTGGAAGCCCTGAGGAGGTGGACAGCTCCTGGAGGAGACACCAGTCAGATCGCAGAGTGGTCATTGAGAAGGAGGACAGCTCCTGGAGGAGACAGCAGTCAGATCGCAGGGTGGTCATTGAGAAGGAAGACAGCTCCTGGAGGAGACAGCAGTCAGATCGCAGGGTGGTCATTGAGAAGGAGGACAGCTCCTGGAGGAGACTGGGTGGTCAGTATGGAACCAGGATTGGGAAGAACCCCTGTCACAGTGACCAGAAAAATCTGAAAAcatcaaaaacaacaacatcagcAACTCCTAACCACAGCTGCCCAGGATAG